gaaactctaaaattttatcctacacaatcggaggtataaaacattatattgtcttccgaataaatactggccccaaaatgggatttttcctatatcagaaattttgagatttttttcaatatatacattcggtagtgagtgttcttccgaatactgtgtgtctacttaaatatattcggtagccaaaaaattcattaaactaccgattattagcagtttgtatccaggaagatatggccaccaatattcggcagataatcatcaaatctttctcccgaatactgtcgatgttcttgagaaatgaagaacacgactacattcggaagtaaatgagcatgattatcgtccgaatctggataaataatcgaaaaccctagaatttttttttctcgattcgacgacttaaagcgaaataaaccccaaaaatgatagattcttacctaattggggccatttgaagttgacgaagtgtttgactatcggaatcgccaccaccgactacattgccgggtacttcttcttcgcgttcttcgcgttcttcttcatttgcagcaacaatttctttatttcttgctaaaattccaatgtttggattgataccccgagcaacatttttggttctaggtctgtgggtttcatttctcttatccattgttttataaacgaatcgacgatgttttgattttacgattcgcggcgatgtttcggttgagcgaggaattttttttttcttccacaatcggaagataatatgaaactggaagaagaagagttgaaatgagtagaattgtttttgatttggtttttatacagttttaccagaagggcgtttatgtaacttcaatatcatatagggtaccccttaactagaatctttagctgggtataaattgatggcccctaaatcctttggggtggcccctaaaaacgccaggcttTATAGGGGTGTACATGGTTCCAATTAAACCATACCGAAATGAACCATTTAAGTGAGATCAATAGATCATGGTTGTAAAAAGTTGTAAACTGATGTTATTAACTCTAATTTATTATAAAGTTGAACCAAAAAACCATATTATCTCATTTTAGAGATGGTTTCTTGAATATATCCTATAATattagttgttttttttccaaaaagataaTTCACCGTATTGATAATAAGGTACCATTATTTCCCTGAATTGGTACTCGGTACAAATTTAATATTCCTTGTATTGATAATATTAGTGAACCTTTATATTATAGTTTACCCAACACTCTTACGTGTGAGTATTAGTTTAGACATTTGTAGTAGCAATATAgctaaaagacatgtgtataagGATGATATCGAAGTAACTTAGCTCCACAATAAGCATCTTTATGGTATCTCATCTTCTACTAGCCCTTATCCTATCTAGTTATAGCCCTCGGGGCATAATTGTGACTCGAAGTACACCACTCTCATTATAAAAGAAATTGTGTGATGGGGTTTTTAGGGATCTTTTTCTCGTTTTTTCCTTTACACTGGCTTATATCTTCTTCTCTCTAGAGCCTAGTTGGAAATTCATAATTCGGCAAACATACAAAACGATAAATATACGAGTATTATTCGGATTCATAAGTCCGGTTAAAAATCCATCCAACAATTCGTGATTCGGCTATAAATTGGAACGAAGTACATAcgtgtataatttttttttgagatatGAATTCGGGATATAAAATTTTGTGCATACTATACCATAAGAAAACACATTTTACTTGCAAGATTAATGGGAAAGTGACATGATTTTGAAACtttcctttatatatatatatatatatatatatatatatacaatatttaCACTAATATATAATAACTAATGTATGGAACAAAGGTTTGGGATTAGAGTAAATAAGCAAAGAGCCAGCGGTTCGAATCTCCTTGatagttgttcttcgggaatttgAAAAAATAGGGGAAATGAGTGTTTGGGATTATAGTTTGGCTCAGTACTAAGTTAGATTTAAACTAATTGGGCCGGATTGATGCGGCGGATTCTTATCTGTTCTTCAGGAATTTGAAAAAATAGGGGAATGAGTGTTTGGGATTATAGTTTCGCCCAGTACTAAGTTAGATTTAAACTAATTGGGCCGGATTGATGCGACTAATTCTTATTCAGAGTGCGTAATTTGAGCATAATTCGAATTCTTCATAAGATACACGTATTAGGTTCAGAGTTGCATTAGAAGTATTATTCGGGACCGGCTGATAAGGAATAATTCGAGGAAGCGCTAAGTAGCCTCTAGAGCACACCAAGAAGTTCACTTCTTTCCAATGGATTCTTATCTAAACAAATTAATCATAGTGAAAACCAAACTCATGGATGTATGTCTCATTAATGGTCGAGCCATGCAAAAACTATTATGTTCATATTTAGATCCATGTTATTTGCTCACCATTTACAGTTGTAAATCTTTGTTTTAGGCCTTAGATCTCTTTAGGATATATGAACAAATTTTTTAAACATTGGTTAGTATGAAAATCTATTCACATGTCAGGATTTTATTAGCATAAGAACCAAATAAAATTTGTGATGCATCTGTATTGATCATATGATGATGATAGCTTTTGGTGGATGCAGGTACCATTCAACATGGAAGAGCCACAGGCGTAGTGTTTTTCTTGACGTGCAACACACGTGCTTTCTACTTTTATATATTAAAAACACAATTAACTACAAAGGATTTTCGAAATTACTTCACAGTAACCTTATTTTGTCTTTCATGGTAGGCCTTAATTAGTTTAAGTAGGCCCAAATACAGTCAGAAAAGggaaacaatttatatttatttattatttattccaAAAAGTGGGTACAAAAtggaaacaatttatatttatttattatttattccaAAAAGTgggtacaaaattaattaattaaatttaaagAGATTATACTACTACAATAACAACCTAAAATCAGAAAGAGCAATAATTAACTAGAAAAAGCAATCCAGgattacaaaagaaaaagaaaaatataaggcGAGATAGTTAGGTTATCGGATACGAAACAACCCTCTGGTGTAGTCAAACAAGAAAATTAGTTAATAATTTTGAGGGAAATAAAAACCTTTAGCATTAATCGATGTTCTTTAAAGTCGGACGATGTACTCTTTGGAACTTTCGATGTGGGGGTTGTTAGGGAGAGTTGACCTCAGTGCACGATAATGTACCTGAAATACCCTGTATAGTTGTACCAATAgatacaagaataaattatcgTAGAGGCTAAAGTAAGATGCTACAGTCCTAGAAGAGTATATCCTTCGCATCAGTGAGAATATTATAAACTTTTGTCATGCTAAAATTAGATTATTTTTGATTAACGATTCATatcttcattcacaaaaaaaGAATCATTTTTTAACAAATTTCTCTAATCTTTCGAAAATGTAAACAACTCTTTTCTCGACCATATCATCGAACATCCATATTATAATCTTACCGCCTTCTTCGAGGTCATCTTCAAGTGAAAGACATAACTTCTGGTTTAACATCATAGGTTGTATTAAATCAACTTCGATTGGAAAGGGTAGAGACAAAATCGGATGGAACTAGTTGTTTTCTAAATCAGGACTCGCAATTCTCTGCAAACCATATGAGACCAAATATAATACACTATCACCATAAATGCCCCTAGGAAATCTACCAGGAAAAAAAATGTCATATGTGTTTCATAATGACACCTGTTTCTCCGTTCATAAAGTAAACATCTCTATGACTCCAGTACTAGATCCTAACTTTTATTTATCCTCCAAAAAATTCAAACAACCTTAATGTTTGCTATTATGAAATGCAACACCAAAGTTCATACAACCACCATTTATATCTTCTCGTCTTATGAATCGTGGAAGTAAGGTATACTCCTCGAGAATcgaattataaatataaataggATCATAGATGTAAGTAGGATCATTAATCTTTATTTAAATCTTCGAGAAGAAAAGGTAAAGCAATGCATAGTGACCATTTTCTTGATTAGCTAAGGCAGGTTTGAAATTGAACAACCCTATATGATTCACTTTCTTCTTCTCTATACTATTATCGAAATGACTCACTTTGTTAGTCTTGAACAACAGTTCTGTAACTAgaccatgtttctagcgccatcgATTATCCTTGTATTAAATCAGCGCCCATCAAAACTCTTTAACCTAGACACTTGCAATATCTGCCATGAAGCATTAGTACATTTCCTAGCTCTTATAAAATTCTAGTGTGAACTCTTCGTACTGCTCTACTTTCACTGTTTCATCCCTCAAGATAGATAATGACTCTTTCCGCTTCGCAAGAAATTCAGCAAATAGAAATGTAAACGCAGCACAAAAGAAACCAAATCCAaaggcttgttatgaaaataaATCCTAACATTGATGGAGCTAAGCGAAACCAAACAACTTAtaagatataaaattaaggttttttcaatcgaccaaaacaagttgatgaacattcttacatggtgctGATCTCACGACTAAAAACATATATTGAAGGAAGTTTCGCACTTGTTCAACTTTTGCTCAGGAGTTTATCAATGAAAAAGCACTACAAATATGACATATATTCTGAATAACTTCTTCATTAAATAGTAGAAAGACTCCGTGTCCTCAAATATCGACTGAATTAACCCTCAATAGCAGTTAATCCGAGTGTGACAGTAAAAACCCACAACATAAAGATAGAAATGTTACGTATGCCTGAGAAGTAAGAACTAAAATCATTGATACAGATTAGAAAGAACATAATATTAACGAAAACAAACCAAAAATCCTAgacattaaattgtaattctttttttttttaacttgatTTTCCACGCTTCCCCAATATGTtctgtttagaatttaaacacacCTAAGAGAGGTATTTTCAAACAACAAAATCATAACTTGTTTCAAAATGATTCAACTTGTGCATTTTCGGTATATGTACGTAATTAAGAAATTCTAATCGACATTTAGTCGAACACTTCCATGGCATATTCATGCCTCCAATAGTCACTTGCAATATAACCCAAATTTTGAAACATTAGACTCAATCCCTAAAGTAAACTAATACATGCCAATAAATACTTTTCGTATTTCATAATTATCCTTCGAAGAACAAACTCTCGAACAACAAAGTGCCAGGCCATAAACCAAAACAATTCCCAAATCAAAATCATCAACACAAATTTCAAAACCCTCTTTTGAATCTCAACTCTTCGATTTCAAAGATTGTTGATTTGGATTTGGGATTCATGGCCTTCAATCGTGTAAGTCATCTTCAACTTTGTGACTCATAGTATTCTCATTCTCAGTGGTCGATATTCATCACAACTAACATATCAATTTGACATATcagatagaaaaaaaaaagtaaccatAAATTGTTTCATTTTTTTGACTTATTTGGGCCTACTTAAATTAATTAAGGTCTACCATGAAAGACAAAATAAGGTTACTGTGAAGTAATTTTGAAAAACCTATgtagttgattgtgtttttaatatatattattttttccatAGTCAACTCAGTGTTGATCGAtataataattaaattttatgataatggATACTTATTTTAGTTTTGTGGTGTTGTCTTCTTGAAAACATAAAACCAAATATATTTGATActttcccaaaaaaaaattaaacttaaGATATCTTACATTAATTGTTAGTCTGTCAAATGAAAATTTCCAAATGTCTTCATTATTATATTAAGTCTATCCTTATACATTTCTGTTTTTCCCATTTTACATAAAACTTTGATGAAATTATGTGAAATTATATGGAATTAGAACGAATGGACGTGAGGTGGTTTTTGTAGAGTTTATTAAAATACATAATGAGATTGATATTCTATCTATAATGGTTAATCATATCATATCTACTCTTATTAAGGAATTCCAAAAAATTTAGAAAGAAATTTTCATAAACAACAAAGATGACTACAATAAATTATTAAGGAAATGTATTACCTTTTAGTATTGAAACTTCTATCCTTTCATATCATCCAGATTGTAATCATTAGAGTGTAAAGGTGGTTCTAACAATCCAATTATCCATTTATTATACCAAATTCTATGCCAGATGATACATTTTTTTTAGCCTTTTTATGCGTTCTGCGACACTCCTTTTTAGCATTAGTATAGATGATGGGTGGCTTATCTGGAGGTAGTGCAACAAAATGAATCTTCAAGCAGTGAAAAAAATTCTGAGCACTAATGGCATAGTCAAAACTGCTTTCCTGACAGACGTATAAAGAAAAATCAATTCCAGTTTctgaaataaaaaaggaaaaacttGTACCGAGGTAAGGTGGTGATACCCTTAGGACTCTTTTGTAGCATTTGTATGCAATCTTGTTTCTCTTGTTTTTCCTTAACGTCAAACTAACTCATTCACTAACTTGTTTCTCTTTACCATATTCTCAGGACGATCAAATGCCAAAGAATTAATAACTGCTCTTGAATATGTTTGACAACTTAATATCTTTTTTCTTGACCCCAAAATAAACTATAAATTAAGACTCAACACCAATGGCAAAAAATATGGTttgaagaagattctcaagcactgTTGTCTCTCCTACAATCACATCAAGAGAAACCATGGTACCTAAACCAGATGATACGAGAAATTCAACAACTACTTCAAATTATCCCGCAATACAATATCACACACATTCTACGGGAGCGAATCAAGATGCGGATGAACTGGCCAACAAAGCAGTCAATGACCAACTACAACAAATAACAGCAGCGACAACAACTTGCTCTGAACACACTTGTCCGGATTTAATCCAACAAATTGTATTCAATGATAGAATATGAGTTAAGTATCCTAGAATTGTAACCATCACCTAATtaataaataaatgattaccttcaaaaaaaaaacaccattcTAGTTTAAAAACATCAAAAATACAAGTCAATGGtttaataaaattaacatagattgaaattattttatttttatgatcaAGATGATAATAGGTTTCCCATATAATTTTGGGAACTTAAAACACCAGTAAAGGAAGAATCAAGAATTGTGTGGCGGTGTATAGAATGTCAGAAATAATTAGAGATTTAtcatttagggtttgagattatgTGGATGAAATTAAATTACATCAGTGATAATTTGATTAATCGTTtctgtaattttattttagggaACATCCATTTGATATTGTTAAAGGGACTCCATTTTTTTTATATGAGATAAATTGAAAGAGATATAGGATTAAAtttgtgttttttgaaaaaaaataataaataccgGCCATTATTTATTCTCCGTGGAATTAATATCAAACATGACGAAAAAACATTTGAAAGGTTGATTTATTAAGATTATTTCTTCCTTATTATGTTTGTTCCTAAACTCTACCGAAATTTCTTCTGTATCATGTTGATTCCTAAGCTCTACCGAAATTAGTTCAATAATCAAATTAGGGAAAAACAATTGTGATTATAAAAGTAGATCTTTTAAACtataatcataagaaaataaaatagggTGTGTGTTGAAATTAAAAAAATCTTAAGTGTGGAGCTCACCTAATCGGTTATTTTTTGTTCTTGAGGAGTTGAAGAAAAGGGAGAGAAAATCATGCGGGAGCGAAATAATAGTTTTACGGGTCAGTCCCTTGTCCTTTTGCTAGTCGTGTctggtttctttctttttttatgtgCTAATACTCATGCCTttagaaacaaatcatttctAGATTGGATGATGTTCTGGCTGGTTGATTTGGTCTCTAAGCTTCCTAATGAAGCTCAATACTTTTTTGTCATTATCCTTTGGTCTCTCTGAAAAAGTAGGAATTGTCTGGTTTTTCAAAATATCAAGGAAACTCATTTAGATGTCTTGCATAGAGCTAGAGCCATGCTTTTAACTAGGAAGCATAATTTGCATATCTCTCCCACTATATCTATTGCTTAttgtgataaatggatgccccATTTTATTGGCTGGATGAAATGTAATACTGATGGCGCCTATGATGACTTATCTGGGAACAATGGTGCAGGCTATGTGATGAGGGATTTTGCTAGCAAAGTCTCCTTTTGAGCGTCTATAGTTTTTGAAGTAAATTATGTTGAAGAAGTTGAAGCCAGAGCTATTTGGGCAGTCTTGAAGAACGCTATGGAGCACAAGTTCACACATACCATCATTGAAAGTGATGCTAAGAATCTCATCGAACAATTTTCAGCTGGTGACTTTGATGGCGATTCTAGGACGGATGCTATTTTTAAGAATAATCAGCTTTTCTCTCCTAGTTTAGTCGCTTGTTTGTTTGCCTCTTAACCTTGTTATTGTATTTTTGTTGCCCATAAACTTGCTGAATGGACAAAAACTCACAAATCCTCTATATACAGATATGTTCCTCCAATTTGGCTCTTTCCAACTGTTGAGGGGATCATTATCTTACAAACCAATACCTTACGAACCCAGTACCCTTGCCACATTATCATGGGGAAATTTGAGGGATATGTAACATTTTAGTGTATACAGATGGTCAGATTATATATCACTGATACTTTCCAAATGGATAATACTGTACAAAACGAAAAAAAGAAAggagatgaagaatttgaaacctACCACGTGTCATGCAACCAGTGGTGATGTTGGCCCAAGTAAGATTTCCGATCAACAacatgttaaaaaaaataaaatccttggTTTCCACAGTCACTACTCTACTGAAACCCCAAGAACAGATaagtgaaagaaaaaagaaatggcATCTTCATCAGGTCTATTTTCTTCAATTAGAGGCCCTGAAATCtccaaatctaaaaccctaattttcaattcaaaaccTTATCATCATCACCATGCATTCATCAATGTTTCATTTCCTCTTCATTCTCAATCCTATCAGAAGAAGCAAAACAAGTTGAGGGTTTCTGCTGCATCATCATCTATCTCCATGACTGAGGATATCCGAACTGGTCCAGAGGATCTTGTTGCATCTATTCTCTCCAAGGTTCTTATTTCTAGACATCTAGTTCTTAATTATTAACTTCATTTAATAGTATATTTGTGGTTTCagtttaattaaatttctatGAAATTTGATAGATTTGCCAATCTAAAGATAAATTTATCTAGATCTCTCTTAGGAGAATGAACTAATTAGGGGAGAGTTAGATGGATGGCTGTTTTTTCTTCAAACAAGATGGTTCTTCAATGAGTTGTGAAAAGTGAGCTGGGCGCCTAGATAAGCGCAAAAATGTGAACAATTTTTTCTTTCTCTGGGCGCGTAGGAGCTAGGCAAGGCGAAGGGATTGGTCCTCGCCTAGCGCCTAACACAACATAGATACTTCGTCTTTGTGAAATGTTGAAAAACTATTAAAGTTATTGTGTGGTTGTAGTGCGGCCAGTGCAATGATAGAAACTAAGTAAAACTTTGCTTAATTAGGTGACTGGAACTGATCGAGGAGTTTCGCTAACTAAAGAAGGGCATAAAGAGGTAGCTGAAGTGGCTCAGAAATTACAAAAGTACTGTGTTGATGAGCCTGTTAAATGCCCACTTATATTTGGAGGTAAATCCTTACTGCTACTTTCATCGTCTAACTTAGTTTGTATGCCTTTGATGTTTCGTGGGATTACTGGTTGGATTGTTAACATATGGCGCATACCAAATTTGGTTTTCAGAGTGGGATGTGCTGTATTGTTCTGTGCCTACATCTCCTGGAGGTGGCTACCGCAGTGCATTAGGGCGTgtcttttttaaaaccaaacaaatgaTTCAAGTAGTTGAAGCTCCTGCCTGCGTTAAAAATAAAGTCTCGTTTTCTTTATTTGGTTTCATAGATGGAGAGGTTTCCTTGAAAGGTAAGCAAAATCTATCCCCCTTTACAAAGACGAATTTATCTTACAATCATTATGAAATTGGTCTTTGAAATTCTCTTTTACATATTGCGTGGTACAGGTGCACTAAATGTATTGGATGAAAAATGGATT
This DNA window, taken from Papaver somniferum cultivar HN1 chromosome 3, ASM357369v1, whole genome shotgun sequence, encodes the following:
- the LOC113355576 gene encoding probable plastid-lipid-associated protein 8, chloroplastic, whose amino-acid sequence is MASSSGLFSSIRGPEISKSKTLIFNSKPYHHHHAFINVSFPLHSQSYQKKQNKLRVSAASSSISMTEDIRTGPEDLVASILSKVTGTDRGVSLTKEGHKEVAEVAQKLQKYCVDEPVKCPLIFGEWDVLYCSVPTSPGGGYRSALGRVFFKTKQMIQVVEAPACVKNKVSFSLFGFIDGEVSLKGALNVLDEKWIQVIFEPPELKVGGFNFTYGGESEVKLEISYVDEKIRLGKGSRGSLFVFLRR